The proteins below come from a single Miscanthus floridulus cultivar M001 chromosome 1, ASM1932011v1, whole genome shotgun sequence genomic window:
- the LOC136493604 gene encoding protein trichome birefringence-like 12, whose amino-acid sequence MPRLRLPLVLLLPIALTILLFLFFPSAPRPRSPQPQPLPLPCGAALSDAADGRWVPTPSPAPPPLYSPSCPFHRNAWNCLRNGRPQLAALSWAPTRCGGAVVPRIDAAGFLAAARGRRIGLVGDSLSENLIVALLCALRSADDGARKWKRRGAWRGGYFPKEDVVVAYHRAVLLAKYTWHPVENSEEDRKDGIKGTYRVDVDIPANDWINVTKFYDVLIFNTGHWWDRYKFPKDTPLVFYKGGKPIEPPLDIHNGLKVVLKSIASYIKREVPRKTLKLWRTQSPRHFYGGEWDHNGSCVSDRLLEEHELNSWFDPRFGGVNKEARTVNLAIQEALADTEIQLLNLTYMSEFRADAHPAIWLGKKDAVAVYGQDCMHWCLPSVPDTRVDILAAQILHHFKQGKG is encoded by the exons ATGCCGCGCCTCCGCCTCCCTCTGGTCCTCCTCCTCCCAATAGCCCTCACCATCctgctcttcctcttcttcccatCTGCCCCCCGCCCGCGCTCGCCCCAGCCGCAGCCGCTGCCGCTCCCCTGCGGCGCCGCGCTCTCCGATGCCGCCGACGGCCGCTGGGTGCCGACCCCgtcccccgcgccgccgccactaTATTCTCCGTCCTGCCCCTTCCACCGCAATGCCTGGAACTGCCTCCGCAACGGCCGCCCCCAGCTCGCGGCACTCTCCTGGGCGCCCACCCGCTGCGGCGGTGCCGTCGTCCCGAGGATCGACGCCGCGGGGTTCCTGGCCGCGGCCAGGGGGCGACGGATTGGACTCGTGGGGGACTCACTGTCTGAGAACCTCATTGTCGCGCTCCTCTGCGCGCTCCGCTCGGCGGACGACGGCGCCCGCAAGTGGAAGCGGCGTGGCGCGTGGCGCGGAGGGTACTTCCCCAAGGAGGACGTCGTCGTCGCTTACCACCGCGCCGTCCTGCTCGCCAAGTACAC GTGGCatcctgtggaaaattcagaagaagATAGGAAGGATGGAATAAAAGGAACATACAGAGTGGATGTTGACATTCCTGCTaatgattggataaatgtcaccAAGTTCTATGATGTGCTAATTTTCAACACCGGACACTG GTGGGATAGATATAAATTCCCAAAAGATACTCCCCTTGTTTTCTACAAAGGAGGAAAGCCGATTGAACCTCCACTTGACATACACAACGGACTGAAAGTAGTCCTCAAAAGTATTGCTTCTTACATCAAAAGGGAGGTTCCTAGGAAAACACTGAAGCTGTGGCGCACACAGTCACCTAGGCACTTCTATGGAGGCGAGTGGGATCACAATGGCAGCTGTGTATCTGATAGACTTCTTGAAGAGCATGAG CTCAATTCTTGGTTTGATCCCCGGTTTGGGGGAGTGAACAAAGAAGCGAGAACGGTGAATTTAGCAATTCAGGAAGCCCTAGCTGACACTGAAATCCAGTTGCTCAACCTCACTTACATGAGCGAGTTCCGTGCTGACGCCCATCCAGCTATCTGGCTCGGCAAGAAGGACGCGGTGGCTGTCTATGGACAGGACTGCATGCATTGGTGCCTGCCTAGCGTGCCGGACACACGGGTCGACATCTTGGCTGCACAGATCTTGCATCACTTCAAGCAAGGGAAAGGCTGa